A single genomic interval of Peromyscus leucopus breed LL Stock chromosome 7, UCI_PerLeu_2.1, whole genome shotgun sequence harbors:
- the Tent5a gene encoding terminal nucleotidyltransferase 5A isoform X1, protein MHQRYFWTDQGQLAFGGHYMAEGEGYFAMAEDELTCGPYIPLGADFGGCGSSFGDCLDYCESPTAHCNVLNWEQVQRLDGILSETIPIHGRGNFPTLELQPSLIVKVVRRRLEEKSIGVRDVRLNGSAASHVLHQDSGLGYKDLDLIFCADLRGEEEFQTVKDVVLDCLLDFLPEGVNKEKITPLTLKEAYVQKMVKVCNDSDRWSLISLSNNSGKNVELKFVDSLRRQFEFSVDSFQIKLDSLLLFYECSENPMTETFHPTIIGESVYGDFHEAFDHLCNKIIATRNPEEIRGGGLLKYCNLLVRGFRPASDEIKTLQRYMCSRFFIDFSDIGEQQRKLESYLQNHFVGLEDRKYDYLMTLHGVVNESTVCLMGHERRQTLNLITMLAIRVLADQNVIPNVANVTCYYQPAPYVADANFSNYYIAQVQPVFTCQQQTYSTWLPCN, encoded by the exons ATGCATCAGAGATACTTTTG GACTGACCAAGGCCAATTGGCGTTCGGCGGGCACTACATGGCCGAGGGCGAAGGGTACTTTGCCATGGCGGAGGACGAGCTGACCTGCGGCCCCTACATCCCCCTGGGTGCTGACTTCGGTGGCTGCGGCAGCAGCTTCGGCGACTGCTTGGACTATTGCGAAAGCCCCACGGCGCACTGCAACGTGCTGAACTGGGAGCAAGTGCAGCGGCTGGACGGCATCCTGAGCGAGACCATCCCGATCCACGGGCGCGGCAACTTCCCCACGCTGGAGCTGCAGCCGAGCCTGATTGTGAAGGTGGTGCGGAGGCGTCTGGAGGAGAAGAGCATAGGTGTCCGCGACGTGCGCCTCAACGGCTCGGCCGCTAGTCACGTCCTACACCAGGACAGTGGCCTGGGCTACAAGGACCTGGACCTCATCTTCTGCGCTGACCTGCGTGGGGAAGAGGAGTTTCAGACTGTGAAGGACGTCGTGCTGGATTGCCTGTTGGACTTCTTGCCCGAAGGGGTGAACAAGGAGAAGATCACACCGCTCACTCTCAAG GAAGCTTACGTGCAGAAAATGGTGAAAGTGTGCAATGATTCTGACCGGTGGAGTCTTATATCCCTGTCAAACAACAGCGGCAAAAATGTGGAGCTGAAGTTTGTGGATTCCCTCCGCAGGCAGTTCGAATTCAGTGTGGACTCGTTTCAAATCAAACTAgactctcttctcctcttttacGAGTGCTCCGAGAACCCGATGACAGAGACATTTCACCCGACAATAATCGGCGAGAGTGTCTACGGTGATTTCCATGAAGCCTTTGATCACCTTTGCAACAAGATCATTGCTACCAGGAACCCAGAGGAAATAAGAGGGGGAGGCCTGCTTAAGTACTGCAACCTCCTAGTGAGGGGCTTCAGGCCTGCCTCTGATGAGATCAAGACCCTCCAGAGGTACATGTGCTCCAGGTTTTTTATCGACTTCTCAGACATTGGGGAGCAGCAGAGAAAGCTGGAATCCTATTTGCAGAACCACTTCGTGGGCTTGGAAGACCGCAAGTATGACTATCTCATGACCCTTCACGGAGTGGTAAATGAGAGTACGGTGTGCCTGATGGGACACGAAAGGAGGCAGACTTTAAACCTTATCACCATGCTGGCAATCCGGGTGCTAGCTGACCAAAATGTCATCCCGAATGTAGCTAATGTCACTTGCTATTACCAGCCAGCCCCTTATGTTGCGGATGCTAACTTTAGCAATTACTACATTGCACAGGTTCAGCCAGTATTCACATGCCAACAGCAGACATACTCCACTTGGTTACCCTGCAATTAA
- the Tent5a gene encoding terminal nucleotidyltransferase 5A isoform X2: protein MAEGEGYFAMAEDELTCGPYIPLGADFGGCGSSFGDCLDYCESPTAHCNVLNWEQVQRLDGILSETIPIHGRGNFPTLELQPSLIVKVVRRRLEEKSIGVRDVRLNGSAASHVLHQDSGLGYKDLDLIFCADLRGEEEFQTVKDVVLDCLLDFLPEGVNKEKITPLTLKEAYVQKMVKVCNDSDRWSLISLSNNSGKNVELKFVDSLRRQFEFSVDSFQIKLDSLLLFYECSENPMTETFHPTIIGESVYGDFHEAFDHLCNKIIATRNPEEIRGGGLLKYCNLLVRGFRPASDEIKTLQRYMCSRFFIDFSDIGEQQRKLESYLQNHFVGLEDRKYDYLMTLHGVVNESTVCLMGHERRQTLNLITMLAIRVLADQNVIPNVANVTCYYQPAPYVADANFSNYYIAQVQPVFTCQQQTYSTWLPCN from the exons ATGGCCGAGGGCGAAGGGTACTTTGCCATGGCGGAGGACGAGCTGACCTGCGGCCCCTACATCCCCCTGGGTGCTGACTTCGGTGGCTGCGGCAGCAGCTTCGGCGACTGCTTGGACTATTGCGAAAGCCCCACGGCGCACTGCAACGTGCTGAACTGGGAGCAAGTGCAGCGGCTGGACGGCATCCTGAGCGAGACCATCCCGATCCACGGGCGCGGCAACTTCCCCACGCTGGAGCTGCAGCCGAGCCTGATTGTGAAGGTGGTGCGGAGGCGTCTGGAGGAGAAGAGCATAGGTGTCCGCGACGTGCGCCTCAACGGCTCGGCCGCTAGTCACGTCCTACACCAGGACAGTGGCCTGGGCTACAAGGACCTGGACCTCATCTTCTGCGCTGACCTGCGTGGGGAAGAGGAGTTTCAGACTGTGAAGGACGTCGTGCTGGATTGCCTGTTGGACTTCTTGCCCGAAGGGGTGAACAAGGAGAAGATCACACCGCTCACTCTCAAG GAAGCTTACGTGCAGAAAATGGTGAAAGTGTGCAATGATTCTGACCGGTGGAGTCTTATATCCCTGTCAAACAACAGCGGCAAAAATGTGGAGCTGAAGTTTGTGGATTCCCTCCGCAGGCAGTTCGAATTCAGTGTGGACTCGTTTCAAATCAAACTAgactctcttctcctcttttacGAGTGCTCCGAGAACCCGATGACAGAGACATTTCACCCGACAATAATCGGCGAGAGTGTCTACGGTGATTTCCATGAAGCCTTTGATCACCTTTGCAACAAGATCATTGCTACCAGGAACCCAGAGGAAATAAGAGGGGGAGGCCTGCTTAAGTACTGCAACCTCCTAGTGAGGGGCTTCAGGCCTGCCTCTGATGAGATCAAGACCCTCCAGAGGTACATGTGCTCCAGGTTTTTTATCGACTTCTCAGACATTGGGGAGCAGCAGAGAAAGCTGGAATCCTATTTGCAGAACCACTTCGTGGGCTTGGAAGACCGCAAGTATGACTATCTCATGACCCTTCACGGAGTGGTAAATGAGAGTACGGTGTGCCTGATGGGACACGAAAGGAGGCAGACTTTAAACCTTATCACCATGCTGGCAATCCGGGTGCTAGCTGACCAAAATGTCATCCCGAATGTAGCTAATGTCACTTGCTATTACCAGCCAGCCCCTTATGTTGCGGATGCTAACTTTAGCAATTACTACATTGCACAGGTTCAGCCAGTATTCACATGCCAACAGCAGACATACTCCACTTGGTTACCCTGCAATTAA